Proteins from a single region of Shinella zoogloeoides:
- a CDS encoding ABC transporter ATP-binding protein produces the protein MSFLKISNLRKSYGALEILKDINLEIEQGGFLVLVGPSGCGKSTLLNTIAGLEPITSGDIAIDGRSVSGLHPSKRDIAMVFQSYALYPNMTVAGNIAFGMEIRGVAKEERDKAIKQVADMLQIGHLLERKPGQLSGGQRQRVAMGRALVRDPKLFLFDEPLSNLDAKLRVDMRTEIKRLHQRMKTTIVYVTHDQIEAMTLATKIAVLKDGVLQQFGSPAEIYNNPANTFVADFMGSPAMNLLKGKVETNGSGLAVSLARHQAEPLVLSVPNAPGSLSAYSGKDVIFGIRPEALTDPDGADRNARTVAEGDCLIEVVEPAGADTFAVTHLGGKEIVARLRADVRITAGQTARLAFNLDKAVFFDPASQLRIA, from the coding sequence ATGTCGTTCCTGAAGATCAGCAACCTGCGCAAGTCCTACGGCGCGCTCGAAATCCTGAAGGACATCAACCTGGAAATCGAACAGGGCGGCTTCCTCGTGCTCGTCGGCCCCTCCGGCTGCGGCAAGTCCACCCTGCTCAACACCATCGCCGGCCTCGAGCCGATCACCTCCGGCGATATCGCCATCGACGGACGCTCCGTCTCGGGCCTGCACCCTTCCAAGCGCGATATCGCCATGGTGTTCCAGTCCTATGCGCTCTATCCGAACATGACTGTCGCCGGGAACATCGCCTTCGGCATGGAAATCCGCGGCGTGGCGAAGGAGGAGCGCGACAAGGCGATCAAGCAGGTCGCCGACATGCTGCAGATCGGCCACCTGCTGGAGCGCAAGCCCGGCCAGCTCTCCGGCGGCCAGCGCCAGCGCGTCGCCATGGGCCGGGCGCTGGTGCGCGACCCGAAGCTTTTCCTGTTCGACGAGCCGCTGTCGAACCTCGACGCCAAGCTGCGCGTCGACATGCGCACGGAAATCAAGCGCCTGCACCAGCGCATGAAGACCACCATCGTCTATGTGACGCACGACCAGATCGAGGCGATGACGCTCGCCACCAAGATCGCCGTGCTGAAGGACGGCGTGCTGCAACAGTTCGGCTCGCCGGCCGAAATCTACAACAACCCGGCCAACACCTTCGTCGCCGATTTCATGGGCTCGCCCGCCATGAACCTGCTCAAGGGCAAGGTCGAGACCAACGGCTCCGGCCTTGCCGTCTCGCTCGCCCGTCATCAGGCCGAACCGCTGGTGCTGTCCGTGCCGAATGCGCCGGGCAGCCTGTCGGCCTATAGCGGCAAGGACGTCATCTTCGGCATCCGCCCGGAGGCGCTGACCGACCCCGATGGCGCGGACCGCAACGCCCGCACCGTGGCCGAGGGCGATTGCCTGATCGAGGTGGTGGAGCCGGCCGGCGCCGACACCTTCGCCGTCACGCATCTGGGCGGCAAGGAGATCGTGGCGCGCCTGCGCGCCGACGTGCGCATCACCGCCGGCCAGACCGCGCGTCTTGCCTTCAATCTCGACAAGGCCGTGTTCTTCGACCCGGCAAGCCAGCTTCGCATCGCCTGA
- a CDS encoding 3-ketoacyl-ACP reductase: protein MTTAPRPVAIVTGGRRGIGLGIAKALAAEGFDIAVTGIGEADATTDAMLADLEALGTRAIYLKGDLADVSGHAATVAAIEDRLGAIGCLVNNAGIASVVRGDFLDLAPENFDTIVATNLRGTVFFTQAVLKAMLHSKQAAGPRSIINITSISAGLTSPERLDYCMTKAGLAAFSQGLALRLADTGISVFEIRPGIIRSEMTAGVSAKYDALIESGLVPMKRWGEPGDIGNAAAALAAGKFAFATGSVINLDGGLAIGRL from the coding sequence ATGACGACCGCACCCCGCCCCGTCGCCATCGTCACCGGCGGCCGCCGCGGCATCGGCCTCGGCATCGCCAAGGCCCTTGCCGCCGAAGGTTTTGACATCGCCGTCACCGGCATCGGCGAGGCGGATGCCACGACCGATGCCATGCTGGCCGACCTTGAAGCGCTCGGCACCCGGGCGATCTATCTGAAGGGCGACCTCGCGGACGTTTCCGGCCACGCGGCAACCGTCGCGGCCATCGAGGATAGGCTTGGAGCCATCGGCTGCCTCGTCAACAATGCCGGCATCGCCTCCGTCGTGCGCGGCGATTTCCTCGATCTCGCGCCGGAGAATTTCGACACCATCGTCGCGACCAATCTGCGCGGCACCGTCTTCTTCACCCAGGCCGTGCTGAAGGCGATGCTGCATTCGAAGCAGGCGGCCGGCCCGCGCTCCATCATCAACATCACCTCGATTTCGGCCGGCCTCACCTCCCCCGAGCGGCTCGACTATTGCATGACCAAGGCGGGACTGGCCGCCTTCAGCCAGGGGCTGGCGCTGCGGCTCGCGGATACGGGCATCTCCGTTTTCGAGATTCGCCCCGGCATCATCCGCTCCGAAATGACGGCCGGCGTCTCGGCGAAATACGACGCGCTCATCGAAAGCGGCCTCGTGCCGATGAAGCGCTGGGGCGAGCCGGGCGATATTGGCAACGCCGCGGCGGCGCTCGCGGCCGGCAAATTCGCCTTCGCCACCGGCTCGGTGATCAATCTCGACGGCGGCCTCGCCATCGGGCGGCTCTAG
- a CDS encoding GMC oxidoreductase translates to MTTQPDIVIIGSGIGGSTMAAALAPTGARIVILEAGDHLPDRPENRDQRAIFQRGHFRPKEMWYEADGTAFNPGNYYNVGGNSKFYGAVLVRYRHEDFEEMRHRDGVSPAWPFPYEELEPWYSAAEKLYNVRGTLGEDPTEPHHSAPYPFSPVPDEPAIAKVRAKMKANGLHPYSLPLGVDIDRWLAKAKTPWDAHPNCNDGKMDAESTALAEALKHPNIELRTNCRVTRLATAPHGRTISTVHYRRGDAAESLSPKLVILSAGAVQSAVLLLRSASEAFPKGLANSSDQVGRNFMNHNSSAVIGLSPFYRNTSVYQKSFGFNDYYLSDGNGGAPLGNVQLLGRVSGKILKANMPSVPEWLLEQVAGHSIDFYAMSEDLPHPESRIMVDRDRIVMKWTRTNWQAHLDLVTKLKSALKKAGFPIVLARAFDKRTPSHQCGTVRIGNDPASAPLDIWCRAHDHPNLFVVDASYLPTSAAVNPALTVAAQALRVAGHIQSRDLAA, encoded by the coding sequence ATGACCACGCAGCCGGACATCGTCATCATCGGATCGGGCATCGGCGGCTCTACCATGGCCGCCGCGCTTGCCCCGACGGGCGCGAGGATCGTCATCCTCGAAGCGGGCGATCACCTGCCCGACCGCCCGGAAAACCGCGACCAGCGCGCCATTTTCCAGCGCGGCCATTTCCGCCCGAAGGAGATGTGGTACGAGGCCGACGGAACCGCCTTCAACCCCGGCAACTACTACAATGTCGGCGGCAACTCGAAATTCTACGGCGCGGTGCTGGTGCGCTACCGCCACGAGGATTTCGAGGAGATGCGCCACCGCGACGGCGTCTCCCCCGCCTGGCCCTTCCCCTATGAGGAACTGGAGCCGTGGTATTCCGCCGCCGAAAAGCTCTACAACGTGCGCGGTACGCTCGGCGAGGACCCGACCGAGCCGCACCATTCCGCCCCCTACCCGTTTTCGCCCGTGCCGGACGAGCCGGCCATCGCGAAGGTCCGCGCGAAGATGAAGGCGAACGGGCTGCACCCCTATTCCCTGCCGCTCGGCGTCGATATCGACCGCTGGCTCGCCAAGGCGAAGACACCCTGGGATGCGCATCCGAACTGCAACGACGGCAAGATGGATGCAGAAAGCACGGCGCTTGCCGAAGCGCTGAAACATCCGAATATCGAGCTGCGCACCAATTGCCGGGTGACGCGGCTTGCCACCGCGCCGCACGGCCGCACCATCTCGACCGTGCACTACAGGCGCGGCGACGCGGCGGAGAGCCTTTCGCCGAAGCTGGTGATCCTCTCGGCCGGCGCAGTGCAATCGGCCGTTCTCCTGCTGCGCTCGGCTTCCGAGGCCTTCCCGAAGGGGCTTGCCAACAGCTCCGATCAGGTCGGCCGCAACTTCATGAACCATAATTCGAGCGCCGTGATCGGCCTCTCGCCCTTTTACCGCAACACCTCCGTCTACCAGAAGAGTTTTGGGTTCAACGACTACTACCTCTCGGACGGAAACGGCGGCGCGCCGCTCGGCAATGTCCAGCTTCTTGGCCGCGTTTCGGGAAAGATCCTGAAGGCCAACATGCCCTCTGTGCCGGAATGGCTGCTGGAGCAGGTCGCCGGGCACAGCATCGATTTCTACGCGATGAGCGAGGACCTGCCGCATCCCGAAAGCCGCATCATGGTGGATCGCGACCGGATCGTCATGAAATGGACCCGCACCAACTGGCAGGCCCATCTCGACCTCGTGACGAAACTGAAGAGCGCGCTCAAAAAGGCCGGCTTCCCCATCGTGCTCGCCCGCGCCTTCGACAAGCGCACGCCCTCGCATCAATGCGGCACCGTGCGCATCGGCAACGATCCGGCGAGCGCACCGCTCGACATCTGGTGCCGCGCCCATGACCACCCGAATCTCTTCGTGGTCGACGCCTCGTATCTGCCGACCTCCGCCGCCGTGAACCCGGCCCTGACGGTCGCCGCGCAGGCGCTGCGCGTCGCCGGCCACATCCAATCGAGGGACCTTGCCGCATGA
- a CDS encoding GMC family oxidoreductase yields MTYDYIITGAGPAGCVLANRLSEDPDVRVLLLEAGGGDWNPLFHMPAGFAKMTKGVASWGWETVPQKHMKGRVLRYTQAKVIGGGSSINAQLYTRGNAADYDLWASEDGCEGWSYREILPYFKRAEDNQRFADDYHAYGGPLGVSMPVSALPICDAYIRAGQELGIPYNHDFNGRQQAGVGFYQLTQRNRRRSSASLSYLSPIRERKNLTIRTGARVARIVLEGTRAVGVEVVTGNSIETIRAEREVLVTSGAIGSPKLLQQSGIGPADHLRSVGVEVKHDLPGVGSNMQDHLDLFVICECTGDHTYDGVAKLHRTLWAGLQYVLFRSGPVASSLFETGGFWYADPDARSPDIQFHLGLGSGIEAGVERLKNAGVTLNSAYLHPRSKGTVRLASSDPSAAPLIDPNYWEDPHDRKMSIEGLKIAREIMQQAALKPYVMAERLPGPKFVTDEDLFDYGCANAKTDHHPVGTCKMGTGADAVVGLDLKVHGLEGLRVCDSSVMPRVPSCNTNAPTIMVGEKGADIIRGLPALPAQVFSYERNDTRPRARADIR; encoded by the coding sequence ATGACCTACGACTATATCATCACCGGCGCGGGACCGGCCGGCTGCGTGCTGGCGAACCGGCTCTCGGAAGACCCTGATGTCCGCGTGCTGCTGCTGGAGGCCGGCGGCGGGGACTGGAATCCGCTGTTCCATATGCCGGCGGGCTTTGCCAAGATGACGAAGGGCGTGGCGAGCTGGGGCTGGGAAACCGTGCCGCAGAAGCACATGAAGGGTCGCGTGCTGCGCTATACGCAGGCGAAGGTCATCGGCGGCGGCTCCTCCATCAACGCCCAGCTCTATACGCGCGGCAACGCGGCGGACTATGACCTCTGGGCCAGCGAAGACGGCTGCGAAGGCTGGAGCTACCGGGAGATCCTGCCCTATTTCAAGCGCGCCGAGGACAACCAGCGCTTTGCCGACGACTACCATGCCTATGGCGGGCCGCTCGGCGTTTCCATGCCGGTCTCGGCCCTGCCGATCTGCGACGCCTATATCCGCGCCGGCCAGGAACTCGGCATCCCCTACAACCACGATTTCAACGGCCGCCAGCAGGCGGGCGTCGGCTTCTACCAGCTTACCCAGCGCAACCGCCGCCGCTCCTCCGCCTCGCTTTCCTATCTTTCGCCGATCAGGGAGCGCAAGAACCTCACCATCCGCACCGGCGCCCGCGTGGCCCGTATCGTGCTGGAAGGCACCCGCGCGGTCGGCGTCGAGGTGGTGACGGGAAACAGCATCGAAACGATCCGGGCCGAGCGCGAAGTGCTCGTCACGTCCGGCGCCATCGGCTCGCCGAAACTGCTGCAGCAATCCGGTATCGGCCCGGCCGATCACCTGCGGTCGGTCGGCGTCGAGGTGAAGCACGACCTGCCGGGCGTCGGCTCGAACATGCAGGACCATCTCGACCTCTTCGTCATCTGCGAATGCACCGGCGACCACACCTATGACGGCGTCGCGAAACTGCACCGCACGCTCTGGGCCGGCCTGCAATATGTGCTGTTCCGCTCCGGCCCCGTCGCCTCCTCGCTCTTCGAGACGGGCGGCTTCTGGTATGCCGATCCCGATGCCCGCTCGCCGGATATCCAGTTCCATCTCGGCCTCGGCTCCGGCATCGAGGCGGGTGTGGAAAGGCTGAAAAACGCTGGCGTGACATTAAACTCCGCCTATCTCCACCCCCGTTCGAAGGGCACGGTGCGCCTTGCCTCGTCCGATCCCTCGGCCGCGCCGCTGATCGATCCGAACTATTGGGAAGACCCGCACGACCGGAAGATGTCGATCGAGGGCCTGAAGATCGCCCGCGAGATCATGCAGCAGGCCGCGCTAAAACCCTATGTCATGGCCGAGCGCCTGCCCGGACCGAAATTCGTCACCGACGAGGACCTGTTCGACTACGGCTGCGCCAATGCCAAGACGGACCACCACCCGGTCGGCACCTGCAAGATGGGCACGGGGGCGGATGCGGTCGTCGGGCTGGACCTGAAGGTGCATGGGCTTGAAGGTTTGCGCGTCTGCGACAGTTCCGTCATGCCGCGCGTTCCTTCCTGCAACACCAATGCGCCGACCATCATGGTGGGCGAGAAGGGCGCCGACATCATCCGCGGCCTGCCGGCGCTGCCGGCCCAGGTCTTCTCATATGAGCGCAACGACACGCGTCCGCGTGCCCGCGCCGATATCCGATAG
- a CDS encoding Dabb family protein codes for MIRHCVFIRFKPTISVAYKTELFNEIDALKDRLPGMVAVHIGTNVSPETGMDKGFSDGFIVDFADSFSRDAYLEDPEHRQTGARLVAAAEGGIAGILVYDLETDD; via the coding sequence ATGATCCGCCACTGCGTCTTCATCCGCTTCAAGCCGACCATTTCCGTCGCCTACAAGACCGAGCTTTTCAACGAGATCGACGCCCTGAAGGACCGCTTGCCGGGCATGGTCGCCGTGCATATCGGCACCAATGTCAGCCCGGAAACGGGCATGGACAAGGGTTTCAGCGACGGCTTCATCGTCGATTTCGCCGACAGTTTTTCGCGTGACGCCTATCTGGAGGACCCGGAGCACAGGCAGACCGGCGCGCGGCTTGTCGCCGCCGCGGAAGGCGGCATTGCCGGCATTCTCGTCTACGATCTCGAAACCGACGATTAG